Proteins encoded in a region of the Pseudomonas viciae genome:
- a CDS encoding sigma-54 dependent transcriptional regulator, giving the protein MWRETKILLIDDDSVRRRDLAVILNFLGEENLPCGSHDWQQAVGSLSSSREVICVLIGTVNAPATLLGLLKTLSTWDEFLPVLLMGENSSLDLPEDQRRRVLSTLEMPPSYSKLLDSLHRAQVYREMYDQARERGRHREPNLFRSLVGTSRAIQHVRQMMQQVADTDASVLILGESGTGKEVVARNLHYHSKRREAPFVPVNCGAIPAELLESELFGHEKGAFTGAITSRAGRFELANGGTLFLDEIGDMPLPMQVKLLRVLQERTFERVGSNKTQSVDVRIIAATHKNLESMIEIGSFREDLYYRLNVFPIEMAPLRERVEDIPLLMNELISRMEHEKRGSIRFNSAAIMSLCRHGWPGNVRELANLVERMAIMHPYGVIGVTELPKKFRYVDDEDEQMVDSLRSDLEERVAINGHTPDFTANALLPPEGLDLKDYLGGLEQGLIQQALDDANGIVARAAERLRIRRTTLVEKMRKYGMSRREGDEQADD; this is encoded by the coding sequence ATGTGGCGTGAAACCAAAATTCTCCTGATCGATGACGATAGCGTCCGCCGCCGTGATCTGGCGGTGATCCTGAATTTTCTTGGCGAAGAAAATTTACCCTGCGGAAGCCATGACTGGCAGCAGGCCGTCGGCTCTTTGTCGTCCAGTCGCGAAGTCATTTGTGTCCTGATTGGGACCGTTAATGCGCCCGCGACTCTTTTGGGCTTGCTAAAGACACTCTCGACCTGGGATGAGTTCCTTCCGGTTTTGTTAATGGGCGAAAATTCTTCCCTTGACTTGCCTGAAGACCAGCGTCGCCGGGTTCTGTCCACGCTCGAAATGCCGCCCAGTTACAGCAAGTTGCTGGATTCGCTGCACCGCGCCCAGGTTTATCGCGAGATGTACGACCAGGCCCGCGAGCGCGGCAGGCATCGTGAACCCAATCTTTTCCGCAGCCTTGTCGGCACCAGCCGGGCGATCCAGCACGTGCGCCAGATGATGCAGCAGGTGGCCGACACCGACGCCAGCGTGTTGATTCTTGGCGAGTCGGGCACCGGCAAGGAAGTGGTCGCGCGCAATCTGCATTACCACTCCAAGCGCCGCGAAGCGCCGTTCGTACCGGTCAACTGTGGCGCGATCCCGGCCGAGTTGCTGGAAAGTGAACTGTTCGGCCACGAGAAGGGCGCCTTCACTGGCGCGATCACCAGCCGGGCCGGGCGTTTTGAGCTCGCCAACGGCGGCACGCTGTTTCTCGATGAAATCGGCGACATGCCGTTGCCGATGCAGGTCAAGCTGCTGCGGGTCCTGCAGGAGCGTACGTTCGAGCGCGTGGGCAGCAACAAGACCCAGAGCGTCGATGTGCGGATCATTGCCGCGACCCACAAGAACCTCGAGAGCATGATCGAGATCGGCAGCTTCCGCGAAGACCTCTATTACCGCCTCAACGTATTCCCAATCGAAATGGCGCCACTGCGTGAGCGGGTCGAAGACATCCCGCTGTTGATGAACGAACTGATTTCACGCATGGAGCACGAAAAGCGCGGTTCGATCCGCTTCAACTCGGCGGCGATCATGTCCCTGTGCCGCCATGGCTGGCCGGGCAACGTCCGGGAGCTGGCCAACCTGGTGGAGCGCATGGCGATCATGCATCCGTACGGGGTGATCGGCGTGACCGAGTTGCCGAAGAAATTCCGCTACGTCGATGACGAAGACGAGCAGATGGTCGACAGCCTGCGCAGCGATCTGGAAGAGCGGGTGGCCATAAACGGCCATACGCCGGACTTCACCGCCAATGCCTTGCTGCCGCCCGAAGGCCTGGACCTCAAGGATTATCTGGGTGGCCTGGAACAAGGGCTTATCCAGCAGGCTTTGGACGACGCCAACGGGATTGTCGCCCGTGCCGCGGAGCGCCTGCGTATCCGGCGCACCACCCTGGTGGAAAAGATGCGCAAGTACGGCATGAGCCGTCGCGAAGGAGATGAACAGGCGGATGATTGA
- the fliD gene encoding flagellar filament capping protein FliD, giving the protein MAGTTVSGIGSNIDTQSIVASLVAAERAPKQTQINNQTLKATTSLSSIGKIQAALDAFRGALDNMKTASSFSGLSGSSADEKVATVTAGNGAAAGSFALTVTQLATASKISTKVFAGGASSVVNAGASATTLNIKQGTNTFAVSVPAGATLQQVRDSINSQYANQGLSANILTDANGSRMVLTSTTTGVGSDLTLTGDSGLETGTSVLAAPQNALYKLDGLAMESKTNTIADAVSGVTLKLVGASVVPSGGTATPTTITVAASSATLKSSVKGFVDTYNALIKAANAETQVTTSADGTVTSGALTGDASLRSMLSAVRTELNAMSGTGQLKALSQFGVQTDQKTGLLSVNDKLFDAAALTNAADINGIFAGDNGLLARMKSATDSFAVSKTGVFAARSASLSESLTDLKKQQDTLDARMASLQTSLSAKYTAMDSLVAKLRAQGDSIMATLNALNKSSEDD; this is encoded by the coding sequence ATGGCAGGTACAACGGTTAGCGGTATTGGTTCGAATATCGATACTCAGTCGATCGTGGCATCTTTGGTAGCCGCTGAAAGGGCACCGAAGCAGACGCAGATCAACAACCAAACGCTGAAAGCGACTACCTCGCTGTCGTCTATCGGCAAAATCCAGGCGGCGCTGGATGCTTTTCGTGGCGCGTTGGACAACATGAAAACCGCCTCCAGCTTCAGCGGCTTGAGCGGTTCCTCGGCTGACGAAAAAGTCGCTACCGTGACTGCGGGGAACGGCGCGGCAGCCGGCAGTTTTGCGCTGACGGTCACTCAGTTGGCCACCGCGTCGAAGATCTCGACCAAGGTCTTTGCTGGCGGCGCTTCTTCGGTGGTCAATGCCGGTGCTTCGGCGACCACCCTGAACATCAAGCAGGGTACCAACACGTTCGCCGTCAGCGTTCCTGCTGGCGCGACGTTGCAGCAGGTCCGCGATTCGATCAACTCTCAGTATGCCAACCAGGGCTTGAGTGCCAACATCCTGACCGATGCCAATGGCTCGCGAATGGTGCTGACGTCGACCACCACCGGTGTCGGTTCTGACCTGACCTTGACGGGGGATTCGGGTTTGGAAACCGGGACTTCGGTCCTGGCTGCACCGCAGAATGCCCTGTACAAACTTGATGGGCTGGCAATGGAGTCCAAGACCAACACCATCGCCGATGCTGTGAGTGGTGTGACCCTCAAGCTGGTGGGGGCTTCCGTGGTTCCGTCCGGCGGTACCGCAACGCCGACCACCATCACGGTCGCGGCCAGCAGTGCGACCTTGAAGTCGTCGGTCAAGGGGTTTGTCGATACCTACAACGCCCTGATCAAGGCTGCCAACGCCGAGACGCAAGTCACGACCAGTGCTGACGGTACCGTGACGTCCGGTGCGCTGACTGGCGATGCCTCGTTGCGTTCGATGTTGTCGGCGGTGCGTACTGAGCTGAACGCAATGTCGGGTACCGGCCAGTTGAAAGCGCTTTCCCAGTTCGGCGTCCAGACCGACCAGAAAACCGGCCTGCTGTCGGTCAACGACAAGCTGTTTGATGCCGCGGCATTGACCAATGCGGCCGATATCAATGGTATCTTCGCCGGCGATAACGGTTTGCTGGCGCGCATGAAGTCTGCCACTGACAGTTTTGCGGTGAGCAAGACCGGTGTTTTTGCCGCACGCTCGGCCAGTCTGAGTGAAAGCCTGACCGATTTGAAAAAGCAGCAGGACACCCTGGATGCGCGGATGGCCAGCCTGCAAACCAGCCTGTCGGCCAAGTACACGGCCATGGACTCCCTGGTTGCCAAGCTGCGAGCGCAGGGTGACAGCATCATGGCCACGCTCAATGCGCTGAATAAATCGTCAGAAGACGACTGA
- a CDS encoding sensor histidine kinase, with the protein MSPVPESGLMPSAEQASRLGLEQAFSLFNQMSSQLTDSYSLLEARVTELKGELAVVSAQRMQELAEKERLANRLQNLLDLLPGGVIVIDAHGRVREANPAACELLGLPLEGELWRHVIARCFAPREDDGHEVSLKDGRRLSISTRSLDAEPGQLVLLNDLTETRHLQDQLARHERLSSLGRMVASLAHQIRTPLSAALLYASHLAEQPLPMETQQRFAGRLKERLHELEHQVRDMLVFARGELPLTDRVTPKALLQSLQAAALTHVQDFPIRWQCDSHAGEVLCNRDTLVGAVLNLIENAIQASDGNVRLKVHLYTRDNTLRLCVSDSGSGIEPAVLTRLGEPFFTTKTTGTGLGLTVVKAVARAHQGELQLRSRLGRGTCALVLLPLFSCAPGVE; encoded by the coding sequence ATGTCCCCTGTCCCCGAGTCGGGGCTCATGCCATCCGCCGAGCAGGCAAGCCGGCTTGGACTTGAACAGGCATTTTCGCTGTTTAATCAGATGTCCAGCCAGTTGACCGATTCCTACAGCTTGCTCGAAGCCCGGGTCACCGAGCTCAAGGGTGAACTGGCGGTGGTCAGCGCCCAGCGCATGCAGGAACTGGCGGAAAAAGAACGCCTGGCTAATCGCCTGCAAAATCTTCTCGACCTGTTGCCCGGTGGCGTGATTGTCATCGATGCCCACGGCCGCGTGCGCGAAGCCAACCCGGCTGCCTGCGAGTTGCTTGGCCTGCCACTGGAAGGTGAATTGTGGCGGCATGTCATCGCCCGCTGCTTTGCTCCCCGTGAAGACGACGGCCATGAAGTGTCGCTCAAGGATGGTCGGCGCCTGTCCATCTCGACGCGTTCGCTGGATGCCGAGCCGGGGCAACTGGTGTTGCTCAACGATCTGACTGAAACCCGTCACCTGCAAGATCAGTTGGCCCGTCATGAGCGTCTGTCCTCCCTGGGGCGAATGGTCGCGTCGCTGGCTCACCAGATTCGCACGCCACTGTCTGCCGCGCTTTTGTACGCCAGTCATCTGGCCGAGCAGCCATTGCCTATGGAAACCCAGCAGCGGTTCGCCGGGCGTCTCAAGGAGCGCCTGCACGAGCTGGAGCATCAAGTGCGCGATATGTTGGTATTCGCCCGTGGCGAACTGCCGTTGACCGACCGCGTAACCCCCAAGGCCCTGCTGCAATCGTTGCAGGCAGCGGCGTTGACCCATGTGCAGGATTTTCCGATCCGCTGGCAGTGCGACAGCCATGCCGGTGAAGTGTTGTGTAACCGCGACACTTTGGTGGGGGCGGTGTTGAACCTCATCGAAAACGCAATCCAGGCCAGCGACGGTAATGTTCGCCTGAAGGTGCACTTGTATACCCGCGACAACACCCTGCGCCTGTGTGTCAGCGACAGTGGCAGTGGGATCGAGCCGGCTGTGCTGACGCGCCTGGGTGAGCCGTTCTTCACCACCAAGACCACCGGCACGGGCCTGGGCCTGACCGTGGTCAAGGCCGTGGCCCGTGCGCATCAGGGAGAATTGCAGTTGCGCTCGCGGCTGGGACGCGGCACCTGTGCGCTGGTGCTCTTGCCGCTGTTTTCCTGTGCGCCGGGTGTGGAGTAA
- the fleR gene encoding sigma-54-dependent response regulator transcription factor FleR produces MAIKVLLVEDDRALREALADTLILAGHDYAAVGSAEEALLAVAREAFSLVVSDVNMPGMDGHQLLSLLRARQPQLPVLLMTAHGAVERAVDAMRQGAADYLVKPFEPKALLDLVARHAQGSPAVDGEGPVAFEPASAQLLELAARVARSDSTVLISGESGTGKEVLARYIHQQSRRASEPFIAINCAAIPDNMLEATLFGHEKGSFTGAIAAQAGKFEQADGGTILLDEISEMPLGLQAKLLRVLQEREVERVGARKPISLDIRVVATTNRDLAGEVAAGRFREDLYYRLSVFPLAWRPLRERTADILPLAERLLTKHVNKMKHAAARLSAEAQACLIAYPWPGNVRELDNAIQRALILQQGGLIQPEDFCLAGPVACAPLPVLSPVTAFVPPVEVEGESAGALGDDLRRREFQMIIDTLRAERGRRKEAAERLGISPRTLRYKLAQMRDAGMDVEAYLFAS; encoded by the coding sequence ATGGCGATCAAGGTGTTGCTGGTTGAGGATGACCGGGCCCTGCGTGAAGCGCTGGCCGATACATTGATACTGGCCGGGCACGATTACGCTGCCGTCGGTTCGGCGGAAGAGGCATTGCTGGCCGTGGCCCGGGAAGCCTTCAGCCTGGTGGTCAGTGACGTCAATATGCCGGGCATGGACGGCCATCAATTGCTCAGCCTGTTGCGTGCCCGCCAGCCTCAATTGCCCGTGTTGCTGATGACTGCCCATGGTGCCGTCGAGCGTGCGGTGGATGCCATGCGGCAAGGGGCGGCGGATTATCTGGTCAAGCCGTTCGAGCCCAAGGCGCTGTTGGACTTGGTGGCTCGCCATGCCCAAGGCAGTCCGGCCGTTGATGGTGAGGGGCCGGTGGCGTTCGAGCCGGCCAGCGCGCAGTTGCTGGAATTGGCGGCGCGGGTGGCTCGCAGTGATTCGACGGTATTGATTTCTGGCGAGTCCGGCACCGGCAAGGAGGTGCTGGCGCGCTACATTCACCAGCAATCCCGCCGCGCCAGTGAACCGTTCATTGCCATCAACTGCGCCGCGATTCCCGACAACATGCTCGAGGCGACGTTGTTCGGGCACGAAAAGGGTTCGTTCACCGGCGCCATTGCGGCCCAGGCCGGCAAGTTCGAGCAAGCCGATGGCGGCACCATTCTGCTCGATGAAATTTCCGAAATGCCCCTGGGGCTGCAGGCCAAGCTGTTGCGGGTGTTGCAAGAGCGGGAAGTGGAACGGGTCGGTGCGCGCAAGCCCATCAGTCTGGACATTCGCGTAGTGGCGACCACCAACCGCGACCTGGCCGGCGAAGTGGCGGCGGGGCGTTTTCGCGAAGACCTTTACTATCGCTTGTCGGTCTTCCCGCTGGCTTGGCGTCCGCTGCGCGAGCGCACCGCCGATATTCTGCCGCTGGCCGAGCGCCTGCTGACCAAGCACGTCAATAAAATGAAGCACGCGGCCGCCAGACTTTCGGCCGAGGCCCAGGCCTGTCTGATCGCCTATCCCTGGCCCGGCAACGTGCGGGAGTTGGATAACGCCATTCAGCGGGCGTTGATCCTGCAGCAAGGTGGCTTGATCCAGCCTGAGGATTTCTGCCTGGCCGGGCCAGTGGCCTGTGCGCCATTGCCGGTACTGTCACCGGTCACGGCGTTCGTGCCGCCGGTGGAGGTAGAGGGCGAATCGGCTGGCGCTTTGGGGGACGACCTGCGTCGTCGCGAATTCCAGATGATCATCGATACCCTGCGCGCCGAGCGCGGTCGTCGCAAGGAGGCGGCCGAGCGCCTGGGGATCAGTCCGCGCACCCTGCGCTACAAGTTGGCGCAGATGCGTGATGCTGGAATGGATGTCGAGGCCTACCTGTTCGCCAGTTGA
- a CDS encoding ketoacyl-ACP synthase III has product MIGIKNIASYVPAAGVDNYAQGAKFDKDETFILGKIGSAFLPRKGAEQETSDLCVEAVNALFAASPELKRESIDCLIVVTQNGDEEGLPHTAAIVQDKLGLPTHVAAFDISLGCSGYVYGIYALKGFMEATGLKNGLLVTADPYSKIVDPEDRNTTMLFGDAATATWMGENAIWQLGKSKFGTDGSGAPHLKVSDGVFFMNGRQVFNFALLKVPAHLHELLDESNLQAGDIDAFCIHQGSAAIVDAVARRFDEGGSATFVKDMLETGNTVSSSIPLLLQNHVFDSKWTRVAISGFGVGLSWGSAILYRG; this is encoded by the coding sequence ATGATTGGCATAAAAAATATAGCGAGTTACGTGCCGGCGGCCGGGGTTGACAACTACGCCCAGGGTGCAAAGTTCGACAAGGACGAAACCTTCATCCTTGGCAAGATTGGTTCGGCGTTTTTGCCGCGCAAGGGGGCCGAACAGGAAACTTCCGATCTGTGCGTTGAAGCCGTCAATGCGCTGTTTGCCGCCAGTCCTGAACTCAAGCGTGAATCCATCGACTGCTTGATCGTTGTCACCCAGAACGGCGATGAAGAAGGCTTGCCGCACACGGCAGCAATCGTCCAGGACAAGCTGGGTTTGCCGACCCATGTCGCCGCTTTCGATATTTCCCTGGGCTGTTCCGGCTACGTGTACGGCATCTATGCCCTCAAGGGCTTCATGGAAGCGACAGGGTTGAAAAATGGCCTGCTGGTGACCGCCGACCCGTACTCCAAGATCGTCGATCCGGAAGACCGCAACACCACCATGCTGTTCGGCGATGCTGCCACTGCGACCTGGATGGGCGAAAACGCTATCTGGCAGTTGGGCAAGTCGAAGTTTGGTACTGATGGTTCCGGCGCACCGCACCTTAAAGTCAGCGACGGTGTGTTCTTCATGAACGGTCGCCAGGTCTTCAACTTTGCCTTGCTGAAAGTCCCGGCGCATTTGCATGAGTTGCTGGATGAATCGAATCTGCAGGCTGGCGATATCGATGCCTTCTGCATTCACCAGGGCAGCGCAGCCATTGTTGACGCTGTGGCGCGCCGCTTCGATGAGGGCGGTTCGGCAACGTTCGTCAAGGACATGCTCGAGACCGGGAACACGGTGTCCTCGAGTATCCCGCTGTTGTTGCAGAACCATGTGTTCGATTCAAAATGGACGCGCGTGGCCATCAGTGGCTTTGGTGTCGGCCTGTCCTGGGGCTCGGCGATTCTTTATCGCGGCTGA
- a CDS encoding flagellin — MALTVNTNQASLNVQKNLTNASNALQTSMQRLSSGLRINSAKDDAAGLQISNRLTSQINGLQTAIKNAGDGISIAQTAEGAMQESTNILQKMRTLALASANGSPSADDRKSNNSEYAALTAELSRIATTTTFGGRKILDGSFGTTAFQVGANANETINMSLGDVSANNIGSQQLKSVAIAPNATGVGAGAIAVTGGGQTATVNIAAGQSAKTTAAQLNGAVGGLSATASTEVRFGVNTANITGALPGTANFSIQVGSGTAVNLVGVTDTAGLADQLKSNAAKLGISVNFNATTNNLEIKSDTGENIIFAGADASAQAGITVAAKDGAGTYGAGVAATAAALQVTGAVSLNSTNSYSMNGAGATGLFVAAGTTVSSTKTVVSNTDVTTAANAQNAVDVITQAIANIDSQRADLGAVQNRFDSTVANLRSISDNSTAARGVVQDVDFASETAQLTKQQTLQQASTAILSQANQLPNAVLKLLQ; from the coding sequence ATGGCTTTAACAGTAAACACCAACCAGGCATCTCTGAACGTACAGAAGAACCTGACCAACGCTTCGAACGCGCTGCAGACTTCGATGCAACGCCTGTCTTCCGGCCTGCGTATCAACAGCGCTAAAGACGATGCGGCCGGCCTGCAGATCTCCAACCGTCTGACCAGCCAGATCAACGGCCTGCAGACTGCCATCAAGAACGCCGGTGACGGTATCTCGATCGCACAAACTGCTGAAGGTGCGATGCAAGAATCCACCAACATCCTGCAGAAAATGCGTACCCTGGCCCTGGCTTCCGCTAACGGCTCGCCAAGCGCCGATGACCGTAAGTCGAACAACTCCGAATACGCCGCTCTGACTGCCGAGCTGAGCCGTATCGCTACCACCACTACCTTCGGTGGTCGCAAGATCCTCGACGGTTCGTTCGGTACCACTGCTTTCCAAGTGGGCGCCAACGCCAACGAAACCATCAACATGAGCCTGGGCGACGTGTCGGCCAACAACATCGGCTCCCAGCAGCTGAAAAGCGTGGCCATCGCGCCAAACGCTACCGGTGTTGGCGCTGGTGCGATCGCTGTCACCGGCGGTGGCCAAACTGCTACCGTCAACATTGCCGCCGGTCAGTCCGCCAAGACTACCGCTGCCCAACTGAACGGCGCAGTCGGCGGCCTGTCGGCTACCGCCAGCACTGAAGTACGTTTCGGCGTGAACACCGCAAACATCACTGGTGCTCTTCCAGGTACTGCGAACTTCAGCATCCAGGTAGGTTCGGGCACTGCGGTCAACCTCGTCGGCGTAACCGACACTGCTGGCCTGGCTGACCAACTGAAGTCCAACGCCGCCAAACTGGGCATCAGCGTTAACTTCAACGCCACCACCAACAACCTGGAAATCAAATCCGACACGGGTGAGAACATCATCTTCGCCGGTGCTGACGCCAGTGCTCAGGCTGGTATCACTGTCGCTGCCAAAGACGGTGCAGGTACCTACGGTGCAGGTGTTGCTGCTACCGCCGCTGCTCTGCAGGTGACTGGTGCCGTTTCCCTGAACTCCACCAACAGCTACTCGATGAACGGCGCTGGTGCAACCGGTCTGTTCGTAGCCGCCGGTACTACCGTCAGCTCGACCAAAACCGTGGTTAGCAACACTGACGTGACCACTGCCGCCAACGCGCAAAACGCTGTTGACGTGATCACCCAGGCCATTGCCAACATCGACTCCCAGCGTGCTGACCTCGGTGCTGTACAAAACCGTTTCGACAGCACCGTGGCTAACCTGCGCAGCATCTCGGACAACTCCACCGCTGCTCGTGGTGTGGTCCAGGACGTTGACTTCGCGTCGGAAACCGCTCAGCTGACCAAGCAACAAACCCTGCAACAGGCTTCCACTGCGATCCTGTCTCAGGCTAACCAGCTGCCAAACGCTGTACTGAAGCTGCTTCAGTAA
- the fliS gene encoding flagellar export chaperone FliS, which produces MNPMRALRQYQKVNSHAQISEANPHRLVQMLMEGGLDRMAQGKGAMERGDIALKGLMLGKAVDIIIGLRDGLNPEKTEDPASLQQLDNLYAYMMTRLMEANRNNDAAIIDEVSGLLSTLKSGWDAIADHATANQ; this is translated from the coding sequence ATGAATCCCATGAGAGCCCTTCGCCAGTATCAGAAGGTCAATTCCCATGCCCAGATATCTGAAGCCAATCCCCATCGCCTGGTGCAAATGTTGATGGAGGGTGGGCTGGACCGCATGGCCCAGGGCAAGGGCGCCATGGAGCGTGGTGACATCGCACTCAAGGGGTTGATGCTGGGCAAGGCTGTCGACATCATCATCGGCCTGCGGGACGGTCTGAACCCGGAAAAGACCGAAGATCCGGCGTCGCTCCAACAGCTCGACAATTTGTATGCCTACATGATGACGCGCCTGATGGAAGCCAACCGCAATAATGATGCCGCGATCATCGACGAAGTCTCGGGTTTGCTCAGCACCCTGAAAAGTGGGTGGGATGCAATTGCCGATCATGCGACTGCCAATCAATAG
- a CDS encoding flagellar protein FliT yields the protein MSQALQRIEQTRDALVDALAERNWEAISQLDMTCRSCMEDVLSESQVDEAALRMNLEQLLGVYRQLLEAATGERQAIVDEMSQIQQAQNAAKVYHLFG from the coding sequence ATGAGTCAAGCACTGCAGCGAATCGAACAAACCCGGGATGCCCTGGTCGATGCCCTGGCCGAGCGTAACTGGGAGGCGATCAGTCAATTGGACATGACGTGCCGTTCCTGCATGGAAGACGTTCTGAGCGAGTCCCAGGTGGATGAGGCAGCGTTGCGGATGAATCTTGAGCAATTGCTGGGGGTCTATCGGCAATTGCTGGAGGCGGCGACAGGGGAGCGTCAGGCAATTGTCGACGAGATGTCGCAGATCCAACAAGCACAGAATGCGGCAAAGGTTTACCATCTATTCGGTTAA
- the fliE gene encoding flagellar hook-basal body complex protein FliE has translation MSQGIEFNRLMLDMRAMQMDAMAQPKSVAVPQVGGSSFSDMLGQAVNKVNDTQQASNQLASAFEIGKSGVDLTDVMISSQKASVSFQALTQVRNKLVQAYQDIMQMPV, from the coding sequence ATGAGCCAAGGTATTGAATTTAATCGGTTGATGCTGGACATGCGCGCCATGCAGATGGACGCCATGGCCCAGCCGAAGTCGGTCGCGGTCCCCCAAGTGGGTGGCAGCAGCTTTTCCGACATGCTCGGTCAAGCCGTCAATAAAGTGAACGATACCCAGCAGGCGTCGAACCAACTGGCCAGTGCTTTCGAGATTGGCAAAAGCGGCGTCGACCTGACGGATGTCATGATCTCCTCGCAGAAAGCCAGTGTCTCGTTTCAGGCGTTGACCCAGGTTCGCAACAAACTGGTTCAAGCCTACCAAGACATCATGCAGATGCCGGTCTAA
- a CDS encoding flagellar protein FlaG, whose amino-acid sequence MDMSVKLNLSYPAVAPQSVKPVVTGNPDLPKAEAVASLAPEPEPKREDLEKAVTDIQEFVQAAQRKLDFSIDDSSGRVVVKVIATETGNVIRQIPSEAALKLAQSLSDASNLLFNDRV is encoded by the coding sequence ATGGACATGAGCGTGAAGTTGAACCTGTCTTATCCGGCTGTTGCGCCTCAGAGCGTAAAACCGGTGGTTACCGGCAACCCGGACCTGCCCAAAGCTGAAGCTGTTGCGTCATTGGCCCCCGAGCCCGAGCCCAAGCGCGAGGATCTGGAAAAGGCTGTAACCGATATTCAGGAGTTCGTCCAGGCTGCCCAGCGCAAACTGGATTTTTCCATTGATGATTCCAGCGGTCGGGTCGTGGTAAAAGTCATCGCTACCGAAACCGGTAACGTGATTCGCCAGATCCCTTCGGAAGCCGCACTAAAACTGGCGCAAAGCCTGTCGGACGCCAGCAACTTGTTGTTCAACGACAGGGTCTGA